One genomic segment of Deltaproteobacteria bacterium includes these proteins:
- a CDS encoding biotin--[acetyl-CoA-carboxylase] ligase — protein MHRETILRRLCQAGPVSGESLARELGVSRTAVWKYIRKLRQQGYQIISSPRVGYQLADSSDILLLEDIQKEVTGNWQVQLRAEVDSTQEVLRTLARKGAEEGLVLVAERQTLGRGRLGRKWLSPHGGIYFSILLRPAAPPWTLLRLPLIAGVAVAETVQEISTLQCTLKWPNDVFVRAKKLAGILCEIDAEVDMVNHVILGIGLNVNNEIAEELRQQATSMRQECGTSFSRAACLGQLLNRLETYYLAFRGGQVDPLLEKWRQLSSTLGSEVVVSSPGDCIEGKAVDIDKDGALLVRRASDDTLVRILAGDVSLKTISE, from the coding sequence ATGCATAGAGAGACTATTCTCAGAAGATTATGCCAGGCCGGCCCTGTGTCAGGCGAGAGCCTGGCGCGAGAGCTGGGCGTCAGTAGAACAGCTGTATGGAAGTATATCCGCAAGCTGCGCCAGCAGGGCTATCAGATCATTTCTTCTCCCCGGGTCGGCTACCAGCTGGCGGACAGCAGCGACATACTGCTGCTCGAAGACATCCAGAAAGAGGTCACTGGGAACTGGCAGGTCCAGCTTCGTGCTGAAGTGGACTCAACCCAGGAAGTACTCCGGACATTGGCGCGAAAAGGGGCAGAAGAAGGACTGGTGCTTGTTGCTGAAAGACAGACTTTGGGAAGGGGGCGCCTCGGCAGAAAGTGGCTTTCTCCCCACGGAGGCATATACTTTTCTATTCTCCTGCGGCCGGCGGCTCCACCCTGGACACTGTTGCGCCTGCCGCTTATTGCAGGGGTTGCCGTGGCAGAAACGGTTCAGGAGATCTCCACCCTGCAGTGCACCCTGAAATGGCCCAATGATGTGTTTGTCAGAGCAAAGAAGCTGGCCGGAATACTCTGCGAGATTGATGCCGAGGTCGACATGGTCAACCACGTCATTCTGGGCATCGGCCTCAATGTGAACAATGAGATTGCGGAGGAGCTGCGTCAACAGGCCACCTCAATGCGGCAGGAATGCGGCACCTCATTTTCCAGGGCAGCATGCCTTGGGCAGTTGCTGAACAGGCTGGAAACTTATTATCTTGCCTTTAGAGGCGGACAGGTGGATCCTTTGCTGGAGAAGTGGCGGCAGCTGAGCTCCACCCTTGGCTCGGAGGTAGTCGTCAGCAGTCCAGGCGACTGCATCGAGGGAAAAGCAGTGGACATCGACAAAGACGGCGCCCTTCTGGTGCGCAGGGCATCAGACGATACGCTGGTCCGGATTCTAGCAGGTGATGTTTCTTTAAAAACTATTTCGGAATAG